One part of the Amaranthus tricolor cultivar Red isolate AtriRed21 chromosome 16, ASM2621246v1, whole genome shotgun sequence genome encodes these proteins:
- the LOC130802710 gene encoding peroxidase 31-like — protein sequence MASITSILILLLSFVFTLPTSQSHLSTNYYSKSCPRFYEIMEETTTNKQITSPTTAGAALRLFFHDCFVTGCDASALISSTPFNKAERDADINLSLPGDGFDVVVRAKAALELSCPGIVSCADILAVATRNLVSFVGGPFYTVLLGRKDGLTSKASLILSNTLPKPNMTIDEMLSIFERHNFSAKEMVALSGAHSIGFSHCSEFASEIYNYSSTQKFDPSYNPRLAQGLCDACANYKKDPSLSVFNDIMTPNKFDNVYFQNLPKGLGILASDRGLYNDARTRTFVELYARDQDAFFSDFAKAMQKLSLVGIKTGKHGEIRRRCDAFNNIQT from the coding sequence ATGGCGTCCATCACCTCCATTCTCATTCTCCTACTCTCTTTCGTCTTCACACTTCCCACCTCACAATCTCACCTCTCCACAAACTACTACTCCAAATCATGCCCCAGATTCTACGAAATCATGgaagaaacaaccacaaacaaacAAATCACATCTCCCACCACTGCAGGCGCTGCACTCCGTCTCTTCTTTCATGACTGCTTCGTAACAGGATGCGATGCTTCCGCCTTAATCTCATCTACACCGTTTAACAAAGCCGAACGAGATGCCGATATCAATCTTTCTCTTCCCGGTGATGGTTTTGATGTCGTCGTACGCGCTAAAGCCGCGCTCGAACTCTCCTGCCCTGGCATTGTCTCATGCGCCGATATTCTCGCTGTCGCAACTCGCAATCTCGTCTCATTCGTCGGTGGTCCGTTCTACACTGTTCTTCTCGGTCGCAAAGACGGTTTAACCTCTAAAGCGTCTCTGATTTTGTCCAATACTTTGCCTAAACCTAATATGACTATCGATGAGATGCTTTCGATTTTCGAGCGTCATAATTTCTCTGCAAAAGAAATGGTTGCTCTTAGTGGAGCTCACTCTATTGGATTTTCTCATTGCTCTGAGTTTGCTTCTGAGATCTATAATTATAGCTCGACTCAGAAATTCGACCCGAGTTATAACCCGAGGTTGGCTCAAGGATTGTGTGATGCTTGTGCTAATTACAAAAAGGATCCGAGTTTATCCGTGTTCAATGATATAATGACGcctaataaatttgataatgtGTATTTTCAGAATTTGCCTAAAGGTTTAGGGATCTTGGCTTCGGATAGAGGGTTGTATAATGATGCAAGAACTAGAACGTTTGTGGAGTTGTATGCTCGAGATCAGGATGCGTTTTTCAGTGATTTTGCTAAAGCTATGCAGAAATTGAGTCTTGTTGGGATTAAAACTGGAAAACATGGTGAGATTAGGCGCAGGTGTGATGCTTTCAATAACATTCAAACTTGA